In the Brassica napus cultivar Da-Ae chromosome A7, Da-Ae, whole genome shotgun sequence genome, one interval contains:
- the LOC106390549 gene encoding probable E3 ubiquitin-protein ligase ARI2 isoform X2, whose product MDDYLSGEEEDDYYYTSDQESLEGLDHDQSNLHPLSSSGNTAKVITKESLLAAQREDLRRVMELLSLKEHHARTLLIHHRWDVEKLFAVLVEKGKDCLFSGAGLTLAGDDPTFSPSSSMMMTCDICVEDVAGHHHMTRMDCGHCFCNNCWAAHFTVKINEGQSKRIRCMAYKCNAICDEDVVRSLVSETQPDLAEKFDRFLIESYIEDNKMVKWCPSTPHCGNAIRVEDDELCEVECSCGFQFCFSCSYQAHSPCSCSMWELWRKKCHDESETVNWITVHTKPCPKCYKPVEKNGGCNLVTCICGQSFCWLCGGATGRDHTWSSISGHSCGRYQEDKEKQLERAKRDLYRYMHYHNRYKAHIDSSKLEDRLSNTILEKVSILEKRQLQFKDFSWVTSGLHRLFRSRRVLSYSYPFAFYMFGEELFKDEMSAEEREIKQNLFEDQQQQLEANVEKLSKFLEEPFDQFADDKVTQIRIQVINLSVAVDTLCKTMYECIENELLGSLQVGIHNIAPYSSNGIERASDFISSREAGGEKCQASNSVYQLFKYRMELRRHKLLSEETSQKRRNLQK is encoded by the exons ATGGATGATTATCTGAGCGGCGAGGAGGAGGACGATTACTATTACACCTCCGATCAAGAGTCTCTCGAGGGCCTTGATCATGATCAATCCAATCTCCACCCTCTTTCATCCTCTGGAAATACTGCCAAG GTCATTACAAAGGAATCGCTTTTGGCTGCACAG AGGGAGGATCTGCGAAGAGTGATGGAGTTGTTATCGCTTAAGGAGCACCATGCTCGGACTCTTCTTATCCATCACCGATGGGACGTTGAGAAACTGTTTGCTGTTCTTGTTGAGAAAGGGAAAGATTGCTTGTTTTCTGGTGCTGGTCTTACACTTGCTGGAGATGATCCCACCTTTTCTCCTTCGTCTTCGATGATGATGACTTGTGATATCTGCGTTGAGGATGTAGCAGGTCATCATCACATGACAAGAATGGACTGTGGCCATTGCTTTTGCAATAACT GTTGGGCTGCGCATTTTACCGTAAAGATCAATGAAGGTCAGAGCAAAAGGATTAGATGCATGGCTTATAAATGCAACGCTATTTGCGATGAAGATGTCGTCAGGAGTCTAGTTAGTGAAACCCAACCTGATTTAGCAGAAAAGTTTGATCGTTTTCTTATCGAGTCTTACATCGAAGACAACAAAATGGTGAAGTGGTGCCCGAGCACTCCGCATTGTGGGAATGCAATACGTGTTGAGGATGACGAGCTCTGTGAAGTTGAATGCTCTTGTGGGTTTCAGTTCTGTTTCAGCTGTTCCTATCAAGCCCACTCCCCTTGCTCTTGTTCCATGTGGGAGCTGTGGAGGAAAAAATGCCATGATGAGTCTGAGACTGTTAATTGGATCACTGTTCACACCAAGCCGTGTCCCAAATGTTACAAACCCGTTGAAAAGAATGGTGGATGCAACCTCGTGACTTGTATCTGCGGACAATCGTTCTG TTGGTTGTGTGGTGGCGCTACGGGAAGGGATCACACTTGGTCTAGTATCTCGGGTCATAGTTGTGGTCGGTACCAAGAAGACAAAGAGAAACAGCTGGAGAGAGCTAAAAGGGATCTTTACCGGTATATGCATTACCATAACCGTTACAAGGCACATATCGATTCCTCCAAGCTAGAGGATAGGCTTAGTAATACTATCCTCGAAAAGGTGTCAATTTTAGAGAAGAGGCAGTTACAGTTTAAAGACTTCAGCTGGGTTACGAGTGGGCTCCACCGGTTGTTTAGATCAAGACGAGTTCTCTCGTATTCATACCCTTTCGCGTTTTACATGTTTGGAGAAGAGCTGTTCAAAGACGAGATGAGTGCTGAAGAGAgggaaataaaacaaaacctgTTTGAGGATCAGCAGCAGCAGCTTGAAGCCAATGTTGAGAAACTTTCAAAGTTCTTGGAAGAACCCTTTGATCAGTTCGCTGATGATAAAGTCACGCAGATAAGGATTCAAGTCATCAATTTGTCAGTCGCAGTGGATACCCTCTGCAAAACAAT GTATGAATGCATTGAGAATGAATTGCTGGGTTCTCTGCAAGTTGGCATCCACAACATTGCTCCATACAGCTCAAATGGAATAGAACGAGCATCGGACTTTATTAGTTCCCGAGAAGCTGGTGGTGAGAAATGCCAAGCTTCGAATTCAG TGTATCAACTCTTTAAATATAGGATGGAGCTCAGAAGACACAAGTTGCTCTCCGAGGAAACGTCCCAGAAAAGAAGGAATTTACAGAAATAA
- the LOC106390549 gene encoding probable E3 ubiquitin-protein ligase ARI2 isoform X1 → MDDYLSGEEEDDYYYTSDQESLEGLDHDQSNLHPLSSSGNTAKVITKESLLAAQREDLRRVMELLSLKEHHARTLLIHHRWDVEKLFAVLVEKGKDCLFSGAGLTLAGDDPTFSPSSSMMMTCDICVEDVAGHHHMTRMDCGHCFCNNCWAAHFTVKINEGQSKRIRCMAYKCNAICDEDVVRSLVSETQPDLAEKFDRFLIESYIEDNKMVKWCPSTPHCGNAIRVEDDELCEVECSCGFQFCFSCSYQAHSPCSCSMWELWRKKCHDESETVNWITVHTKPCPKCYKPVEKNGGCNLVTCICGQSFCWLCGGATGRDHTWSSISGHSCGRYQEDKEKQLERAKRDLYRYMHYHNRYKAHIDSSKLEDRLSNTILEKVSILEKRQLQFKDFSWVTSGLHRLFRSRRVLSYSYPFAFYMFGEELFKDEMSAEEREIKQNLFEDQQQQLEANVEKLSKFLEEPFDQFADDKVTQIRIQVINLSVAVDTLCKTMYECIENELLGSLQVGIHNIAPYSSNGIERASDFISSREAGGEKCQASNSGWSSEDTSCSPRKRPRKEGIYRNNQTTLLDLNLPADVIERK, encoded by the exons ATGGATGATTATCTGAGCGGCGAGGAGGAGGACGATTACTATTACACCTCCGATCAAGAGTCTCTCGAGGGCCTTGATCATGATCAATCCAATCTCCACCCTCTTTCATCCTCTGGAAATACTGCCAAG GTCATTACAAAGGAATCGCTTTTGGCTGCACAG AGGGAGGATCTGCGAAGAGTGATGGAGTTGTTATCGCTTAAGGAGCACCATGCTCGGACTCTTCTTATCCATCACCGATGGGACGTTGAGAAACTGTTTGCTGTTCTTGTTGAGAAAGGGAAAGATTGCTTGTTTTCTGGTGCTGGTCTTACACTTGCTGGAGATGATCCCACCTTTTCTCCTTCGTCTTCGATGATGATGACTTGTGATATCTGCGTTGAGGATGTAGCAGGTCATCATCACATGACAAGAATGGACTGTGGCCATTGCTTTTGCAATAACT GTTGGGCTGCGCATTTTACCGTAAAGATCAATGAAGGTCAGAGCAAAAGGATTAGATGCATGGCTTATAAATGCAACGCTATTTGCGATGAAGATGTCGTCAGGAGTCTAGTTAGTGAAACCCAACCTGATTTAGCAGAAAAGTTTGATCGTTTTCTTATCGAGTCTTACATCGAAGACAACAAAATGGTGAAGTGGTGCCCGAGCACTCCGCATTGTGGGAATGCAATACGTGTTGAGGATGACGAGCTCTGTGAAGTTGAATGCTCTTGTGGGTTTCAGTTCTGTTTCAGCTGTTCCTATCAAGCCCACTCCCCTTGCTCTTGTTCCATGTGGGAGCTGTGGAGGAAAAAATGCCATGATGAGTCTGAGACTGTTAATTGGATCACTGTTCACACCAAGCCGTGTCCCAAATGTTACAAACCCGTTGAAAAGAATGGTGGATGCAACCTCGTGACTTGTATCTGCGGACAATCGTTCTG TTGGTTGTGTGGTGGCGCTACGGGAAGGGATCACACTTGGTCTAGTATCTCGGGTCATAGTTGTGGTCGGTACCAAGAAGACAAAGAGAAACAGCTGGAGAGAGCTAAAAGGGATCTTTACCGGTATATGCATTACCATAACCGTTACAAGGCACATATCGATTCCTCCAAGCTAGAGGATAGGCTTAGTAATACTATCCTCGAAAAGGTGTCAATTTTAGAGAAGAGGCAGTTACAGTTTAAAGACTTCAGCTGGGTTACGAGTGGGCTCCACCGGTTGTTTAGATCAAGACGAGTTCTCTCGTATTCATACCCTTTCGCGTTTTACATGTTTGGAGAAGAGCTGTTCAAAGACGAGATGAGTGCTGAAGAGAgggaaataaaacaaaacctgTTTGAGGATCAGCAGCAGCAGCTTGAAGCCAATGTTGAGAAACTTTCAAAGTTCTTGGAAGAACCCTTTGATCAGTTCGCTGATGATAAAGTCACGCAGATAAGGATTCAAGTCATCAATTTGTCAGTCGCAGTGGATACCCTCTGCAAAACAAT GTATGAATGCATTGAGAATGAATTGCTGGGTTCTCTGCAAGTTGGCATCCACAACATTGCTCCATACAGCTCAAATGGAATAGAACGAGCATCGGACTTTATTAGTTCCCGAGAAGCTGGTGGTGAGAAATGCCAAGCTTCGAATTCAG GATGGAGCTCAGAAGACACAAGTTGCTCTCCGAGGAAACGTCCCAGAAAAGAAGGAATTTACAGAAATAATCAAACCACTTTACTGGATTTAAACTTGCCAGCGGATGTCATTGAGCGGAAATGA